One genomic segment of Dysosmobacter sp. Marseille-Q4140 includes these proteins:
- a CDS encoding helix-turn-helix domain-containing protein, which translates to MEEIADTRLRDIARAEYYYFSGRPEEAIREAERYLSHENLSLRLSACLIYAYSNLSVGQIRRAQYTLAEVQGVLAAADEHTPPQMRALAAFTVTAAAVLLHLPPPEGTGDLREYIRFLPPGLRMFALYVQAHHTYLQGDYGKSIGIVETAFAVQGEEFPIPAIYMHLAAVMDYMGLKQPEQAQAHLMAAWDLARPDDLIEGFGEHHGLLGGMLEAALKKDWPEDFKRIISITYRFSAGWRKVHNPATGEQVADNLTTTEFATAMLAARGWTNQEIAAHLGISLNTVKQYISTVLQKLNIKQRKDLKRYMLC; encoded by the coding sequence GTGGAGGAGATCGCAGATACCCGCCTGCGGGATATTGCACGGGCGGAATACTATTATTTCAGCGGGCGGCCGGAAGAGGCGATTCGGGAGGCGGAGCGGTATCTGAGCCATGAGAATCTGTCGCTGCGTCTGTCGGCCTGCCTGATCTATGCGTACTCCAATCTCTCCGTGGGTCAGATCCGTCGGGCGCAGTACACGCTGGCGGAGGTGCAGGGCGTCCTGGCAGCCGCCGATGAACACACCCCTCCCCAGATGCGGGCGTTGGCTGCTTTTACGGTTACCGCCGCGGCGGTGCTGCTGCACCTGCCCCCGCCGGAGGGAACGGGAGATCTGCGGGAGTATATCCGCTTCCTGCCGCCGGGGCTGCGGATGTTTGCGCTCTACGTACAGGCCCACCACACGTATTTGCAGGGAGACTACGGGAAGAGCATCGGCATTGTGGAGACGGCCTTTGCGGTTCAGGGAGAGGAATTTCCCATTCCCGCCATTTACATGCATCTCGCGGCGGTGATGGATTACATGGGCCTCAAACAGCCGGAGCAGGCGCAGGCGCATTTGATGGCCGCCTGGGATCTGGCCCGGCCGGACGATCTGATCGAGGGATTTGGCGAACATCACGGCCTGCTGGGCGGGATGCTGGAGGCGGCTTTGAAAAAGGACTGGCCGGAGGATTTCAAGCGGATCATCTCCATCACCTACCGGTTTTCTGCGGGATGGCGAAAGGTCCACAACCCGGCCACCGGAGAACAGGTGGCGGACAATCTGACGACCACGGAGTTTGCCACCGCCATGCTGGCCGCGCGGGGCTGGACGAATCAGGAGATCGCCGCCCATCTGGGGATCTCTCTCAACACCGTCAAACAGTACATCTCCACGGTTTTGCAAAAGCTGAATATCAAGCAGCGGAAGGATCTGAAACGATACATGCTGTGCTGA
- a CDS encoding 3-hydroxyacyl-CoA dehydrogenase family protein: MEKIAVYGSGTIGSCQATLVIGHSLPCTVIGHSEKGLERCRKAIAQNWDDLIAEGLATAANKEAAMALLTVTNDPAALEGHTFIFEAVTEGAAEKRAVYEAAAQYAAEDAIVASCSSSMDAEVLAGLSPRPEHLLIAHPFQPVHMLPLVEVVRHERTEQAAIDRTLALLETLHRQVVVLNRSVPGLLVNRFAQALFRESIYLIEQGVTTAADIDKAVKYAMGMRYASIGLLEYFDAVGFQLESTIAQNVYPDLCGTRELQKTVTDGLASGKTGQAAGQGLYDWSQKDGDDFRRRKQSPYFEGVREWTMPG; encoded by the coding sequence ATGGAGAAGATCGCAGTCTACGGCTCCGGCACCATCGGCTCCTGCCAGGCCACGCTGGTCATCGGCCACAGCCTGCCCTGCACGGTGATCGGCCACTCGGAAAAGGGCCTGGAGCGCTGCCGCAAAGCCATCGCCCAGAACTGGGACGATCTGATCGCCGAGGGCCTGGCCACCGCCGCCAACAAGGAGGCGGCCATGGCGCTGCTGACCGTCACCAACGACCCCGCCGCCCTGGAGGGCCACACCTTTATCTTTGAGGCCGTCACCGAGGGCGCGGCGGAGAAGCGGGCCGTGTACGAGGCTGCCGCCCAGTACGCGGCGGAGGACGCCATCGTGGCCTCCTGCTCCTCCTCCATGGACGCGGAGGTGCTGGCGGGGCTGTCCCCCCGGCCGGAGCATCTGCTGATCGCCCATCCCTTCCAGCCGGTGCACATGCTGCCCCTGGTGGAGGTGGTCCGCCATGAGCGGACGGAGCAGGCGGCCATCGACCGGACCCTGGCCCTGCTGGAGACGCTCCACCGCCAGGTGGTGGTGCTGAACCGCAGCGTGCCGGGCCTGCTGGTCAACCGCTTCGCCCAGGCGCTGTTCCGGGAGTCCATCTACCTCATCGAGCAGGGCGTCACCACCGCGGCCGACATCGACAAGGCGGTGAAGTACGCCATGGGCATGCGCTATGCCTCCATCGGATTGCTGGAGTATTTTGACGCCGTGGGCTTCCAGCTGGAGAGCACCATCGCCCAGAACGTGTACCCGGACCTGTGCGGCACCCGGGAGCTGCAAAAGACCGTCACCGACGGCCTGGCCTCCGGCAAGACCGGCCAGGCGGCGGGCCAGGGTCTGTACGACTGGTCCCAAAAGGACGGCGACGACTTCCGCCGCCGCAAGCAGAGCCCCTATTTCGAGGGCGTCCGGGAGTGGACCATGCCCGGCTGA
- a CDS encoding LysR family transcriptional regulator, which produces MDIRQITYFVAVAQNGSFSKAAEMLSLSQPALSLAVKKLEEELGAKLFYSFNKRQELTDEGRALLDSARELLDAYQRTVENVHTSRTSRSGTFTLGLSPLFGACFFGDLIPEFYREYPDIHITVIEDGANKIDERIAGGQVDLAVTLKTERLATFASCHFTTQRNVALLHRSHPLAGEKELTVAQLREEPFAIFNQDFILHRQILSACHSAGFRPKIALLSSQWDFMVELVAKNHAVSILPRPVMDKHPDPNVACVPLSDSMKYWDIALAWNKERYMSNACRLFLDFVRAHLPPDDL; this is translated from the coding sequence ATGGATATCCGGCAGATCACCTATTTCGTGGCAGTGGCCCAAAACGGCAGCTTCTCCAAGGCGGCGGAGATGCTGTCGCTGTCCCAGCCGGCGCTGTCCCTGGCGGTGAAGAAGCTGGAGGAGGAGCTGGGGGCCAAGCTGTTCTACTCCTTCAACAAGCGCCAGGAGCTCACCGACGAGGGCCGGGCCCTGCTGGACAGCGCCCGGGAGCTGCTGGACGCCTACCAGCGGACCGTGGAAAACGTGCACACCAGCCGCACCAGCCGCTCCGGCACCTTCACCCTGGGCCTCTCGCCCCTGTTCGGCGCCTGCTTCTTCGGGGACCTGATCCCGGAGTTTTACCGGGAGTATCCCGATATCCACATCACCGTCATCGAGGACGGCGCCAACAAGATCGACGAGCGGATCGCCGGAGGGCAGGTGGACCTGGCCGTGACGCTCAAGACCGAGCGGCTGGCCACCTTTGCCAGCTGCCACTTCACCACCCAGCGGAACGTGGCCCTGCTCCACAGGAGCCACCCTCTGGCCGGGGAGAAGGAACTGACAGTGGCCCAGCTGCGGGAGGAGCCCTTCGCCATCTTCAACCAGGACTTCATCCTCCACCGGCAGATCCTCTCTGCCTGTCACAGCGCCGGGTTCCGGCCCAAGATCGCCCTGCTGAGCAGCCAGTGGGACTTCATGGTGGAGCTGGTGGCCAAGAACCACGCCGTGTCCATCCTGCCCAGGCCCGTGATGGACAAGCACCCGGACCCCAACGTGGCCTGCGTCCCCCTCAGCGACAGCATGAAGTACTGGGACATCGCCCTGGCCTGGAACAAGGAGCGGTATATGTCCAACGCCTGCCGGCTGTTTCTGGACTTCGTCCGCGCCCACCTGCCGCCGGACGACCTGTGA
- the argH gene encoding argininosuccinate lyase: MASLWGGRFEKDMDEIVKRYNASIFFDQRMYNEDIDGSVAHVTMLAKQGIVTEAERDQIIAGLEGIRADIAAGKITFTVEDEDIHMGVESRLIARIGEVGKKLHTARSRNDQCQVDGRLYLKKEIREILESLCCLEDVILRKAEQYADAITVGFTHLQHAQPITVGFVFMAYFQMFKRDIQRLQDTLARMDYNPLGSCALAGTTMPIDRRCTSELLGFAAPCENAMDGVSDRDYSLEFLSDASISMMHLSRWAEEFAWWNSSEFAYIAIDDSFCTGSSIMPQKKNPDMAELIRGKVGRVYGDLMQLLTVMKGTPLAYNKDFQEDKESLFDAIDTWKASIDIFARMLDKTEFRMDQIQKQLGKGFLNATDIAEHLAKQGIPFREAHSIVGRMVKTCEHKGCDFEDLTAEDLAAIDGRVTPDSLGDISISACVDARTSFGGTAPAEVRRQIAVGREWLSSLERQ; the protein is encoded by the coding sequence ATGGCAAGCCTGTGGGGCGGCAGATTTGAAAAGGACATGGATGAGATCGTGAAGCGGTACAACGCATCCATCTTCTTCGACCAGCGGATGTACAACGAGGATATTGACGGCAGCGTGGCCCACGTGACCATGCTGGCCAAGCAGGGCATCGTCACCGAGGCCGAGCGGGACCAGATCATCGCCGGGCTGGAGGGCATCCGGGCGGACATCGCCGCCGGGAAGATCACCTTCACCGTGGAGGACGAGGATATCCACATGGGCGTGGAGAGCCGCCTGATCGCCCGGATCGGCGAGGTGGGCAAGAAGCTCCACACCGCCCGCAGCCGCAACGACCAGTGCCAGGTGGACGGCCGGCTGTATCTGAAAAAGGAGATCCGGGAGATCCTGGAGAGCCTTTGCTGCCTGGAGGACGTAATATTGCGCAAGGCGGAGCAGTACGCCGACGCCATCACCGTGGGCTTCACCCACCTCCAGCACGCTCAGCCCATCACCGTGGGCTTCGTGTTCATGGCCTACTTCCAGATGTTCAAGCGGGATATCCAGCGCCTGCAGGACACCCTGGCGCGCATGGACTACAACCCCCTGGGCTCCTGCGCCCTGGCGGGCACCACCATGCCCATTGACCGCCGCTGCACCAGTGAGCTGCTGGGTTTCGCCGCTCCCTGCGAGAACGCCATGGACGGCGTCAGCGACCGGGATTACAGCCTGGAGTTCCTCTCCGACGCGTCCATCTCCATGATGCACCTGTCCCGCTGGGCGGAGGAGTTCGCCTGGTGGAATTCCTCCGAGTTTGCCTATATCGCCATTGACGACAGCTTCTGCACCGGCAGCAGCATCATGCCCCAGAAAAAGAACCCGGATATGGCGGAGCTGATCCGGGGCAAGGTGGGCCGGGTCTACGGCGACCTGATGCAGCTGCTCACCGTCATGAAGGGCACGCCCCTGGCCTACAACAAGGACTTCCAGGAGGACAAGGAGAGCCTGTTCGACGCCATTGACACCTGGAAGGCCTCCATCGACATCTTTGCCCGGATGCTGGACAAGACGGAGTTCCGCATGGACCAGATCCAAAAGCAGCTGGGCAAGGGCTTCCTCAACGCCACCGACATCGCCGAGCACCTGGCCAAGCAGGGCATCCCCTTCCGGGAGGCCCACTCCATCGTGGGCCGCATGGTCAAGACCTGCGAACACAAGGGCTGCGACTTCGAGGATCTGACGGCGGAGGACCTGGCCGCCATCGACGGCCGGGTGACCCCCGATTCCCTGGGAGACATCAGCATCAGCGCCTGCGTGGACGCCCGGACGTCCTTCGGCGGCACCGCTCCGGCGGAGGTCCGGCGGCAGATCGCCGTGGGCCGGGAGTGGCTCAGCAGCCTGGAGCGGCAGTGA
- a CDS encoding 3-hydroxybutyrate dehydrogenase produces the protein MTMKSALITGAASGIGKACAERMAREGYGVVVADVNMPAAEELVKELTAQGLSAIAVHMDVSNEEEVEAGFDKMVETYGSCDLVMSNAGVQIVHPFDEYPFADWKKMMAIHADGAFLVSRAAFRRMKASGKGGRIVFTGSVQSFVGSKLKEPYNFAKHGVAGLAKAIAREGADYGIYTYTICPSFIKTPLVEKQIPEQAASLGITEEEVVKNIMLRDTVDGVFTTVEDVANTLAFLANDQGALTGQSLRLTHGWAMM, from the coding sequence ATGACCATGAAATCCGCTCTCATCACCGGCGCCGCATCCGGCATCGGCAAGGCCTGCGCCGAGAGAATGGCCCGGGAGGGCTACGGCGTGGTGGTGGCTGACGTGAATATGCCCGCCGCCGAGGAACTGGTAAAGGAGCTGACCGCCCAGGGCCTCAGCGCCATCGCCGTCCACATGGACGTGTCCAATGAGGAAGAGGTGGAGGCCGGGTTCGACAAGATGGTGGAGACCTACGGCTCCTGCGATCTGGTCATGTCCAACGCCGGCGTCCAGATCGTCCATCCCTTCGACGAGTATCCCTTCGCCGACTGGAAGAAGATGATGGCCATTCACGCCGACGGCGCCTTTCTGGTGTCCCGGGCGGCCTTCCGCCGCATGAAGGCCTCCGGCAAGGGCGGCCGCATCGTGTTCACCGGCTCCGTCCAGTCCTTCGTGGGCTCCAAGCTGAAAGAGCCCTACAACTTCGCCAAGCACGGTGTGGCGGGCCTGGCCAAGGCCATCGCCCGTGAGGGCGCCGACTACGGCATCTACACCTACACCATCTGCCCCAGCTTCATCAAGACCCCGCTGGTGGAAAAGCAGATCCCCGAGCAGGCCGCCTCCCTGGGCATCACCGAGGAGGAAGTGGTGAAGAACATCATGCTGCGGGATACCGTGGACGGCGTGTTCACCACCGTGGAGGACGTGGCCAACACCCTGGCCTTCCTGGCAAACGACCAGGGCGCCCTCACGGGCCAGTCCCTGCGGCTGACCCACGGCTGGGCCATGATGTAA